In the Nitrospirota bacterium genome, GAAGCTCGGTTTCGTTACCGAAAGACAGCTCTCCGAGGTCCTGAGGGAGCAGTTGGGCATCAGCATATCGCTCCTCGACCGGACCATTCCCCCGCAGGTCCTGAAATGCATACCCTCCGATCTCGCCTTCCGCTACCAGATCATGCCCCTGGCCTACGACGGCAAGACCCTCGTGCTGGCCTGTGCCGACCCCGCCGACCTGGAGACCCTTGATGCGGTGGCCTTCAAGGTGGGAAAGAAGATCCGTCCCGTCCGTGTCCTGGAATGGGAGATAGAGAGCGCCCTCCTCAAGCACTATCACGGGTTCTCGGACGATGAGCTGGGGCGGCTGACCACCAAGTCGGAGACGGCCGCCCAGTATCAGAGTTTCCTGGAGACCCGTGGGAACGAGATAGACCCCACCAGCCTTCTGGACGCGCAGACCGAGGCCAGAGAAGAGGCCGAGAAGCAGGAAGCGCTGAGGGAGGCAGCCATGGGAGCCCCTCCCCGAAGGCCCGCACCTGCCCGGCCTCCCGAGGCCCGGTCCCCGAGCACTCCTCCCCGTCCCCCTGCAGCTCCGAAGCCCGCGCCCCGTCCCGGCCAGTCCGCTCCTCATCGGCCCGCACCGTCCCGCGCCCCGGGGAAGCCCCCCGTGCAAGCGGGACCGCTCAGCCCCGCCCGGCGGGCTACGCTCCAGCAGGCCCTCATCGAGCTTCTCATCGAGAAAAACATCCTCACCGAGCGGGAGCTCCTGGAGCGGATGATGAAGCTCGAGCGCTCCCTTCCCGACGAGGAGCGCTGAGCCCTCCTTTCTCAACTCTCGGGCCGGAAGTATGCTATAATTTTTGAGAAAACAGGGAGAGGCGATGGAGTTCGCCCTGGACCGGTCGGCAAGACCTGATGACTCCTGCTCCTGCAAACGGGGTAGGAGTTTTTTATTTTCTCCGGGAGGCGGCGGCATGGATGAGCAAGCGGCAAAAAGGGCTTCGGGCATGGCTGAATTCGCATCGGCCAGGGAGGGGCTCCTGTCCTTGGTTCAGGAGATGCTCGCCCTGGAGGGCGTCCGCGGGTGCCCCTGCGAGGAGCTCTCCGGGAAGCTCAGGGAGGGGGCCTTCAACCTGGTCGTGGCCGGACAGTTCAAGCGGGGAAAGACAAGCCTCATAAACGCCGTCATCGGAGCCGACATCCTTCCCGTGAGCGTCGTGCCCCTGACCTCCATCATCACGGTGCTCGCCTACGGCCCCGCCCTCAGGGTGAAGGTGCACTTCAACGGCGACAGGACGATGGAGATAAAGCCCGAGAGCCTGCCCGAGTACGTCACCGAGAAGGGAAACCCGAAGAACGAAAAAAACGTGCAGGAAGTGGTGGTCGAGTATCCCTCGCCCTACCTCAAGGACGGCGTCAGGATAGTGGATACGCCCGGCGTGGGCTCGGTCTACGAGCACAACACCGATGTGGCGTACCGCTATCTGCCGCGCTCGGACGCCGTGCTCTTTCTGCTGTCCGTGGACCAGCCGCTCAGCAGGGCGGAATTCGATTTCCTCGGCGACATAAGAGAATACGCGGGCAAGGTATTCTTCGTCCTGAACAAGGCCGATTACCTCTCGGACGGAGAACTCCGGGAGTCTGTGGACTTTCTGAGGGGCGAGCTGAGGAAGGCCCTCTCCTCGGAGCCCGCGATATACCCCGTGTCGGCGAGGCTCGCCCTGGAGGGGAAGCTCACGGGCTCGGAAGAGGCGCTCCGGAGGAGCCGCCTTCCGGAGTTCACCGGAGCCCTCAGGGATTTCCTCATGAACGAAAAGGGCAGGGTGCTTCTCAGGTCCGTGGCCGGCAACCTCCTGAGAATCCTCTCCCAGAGCAGGTTCGAGGCGGAACTGGAACTCCGCAGCCTCGGGGCCCCGCTGGAGGAGCTTGCCGAGAAGCTCCGGGTGTTCGAGGAAAAGAAGGCGGCGATTATCGAGGAGAAACGGGACATGGACGTACTCGTCGAGGGCAAGACGAAGGAGCTCGTCTCCGGGGTCCTGGAAGAGGACCTCAGGGGGCTCGCCGTCGGCCTCAAGAGCCGCCTCCACGAGGGGCTCGCGCGCCGCTTTGAGGAAAGCGGCGGCCTTTCGGCGAAAGAGCTCCAGGCCGCGCTCGAAACATACATAAAAGACGACGTAGCCGGGGCCTGCGACGCCTTCAGGGCCGCGGAGGACGCCAAGCTTGCGCGGGCCTTCGAGGCCGAGGTGAAACGGCTTTCCCCGAGGGTGGACGATATCGTGGACAGGCTCCTCAGGTTCGCCTCCGAGCTATTCGCCATCCCCTACGAGGCGGTGCGAGCCGAGGGGCTCTGGGCCGGGCGCTCGGCTTTCTTCTACAGGTTCAGGGACCAGCCCGTGGGGCTCGAGATGCTGGTCTCCAGCGTGACGCTCGCCCTGCCGGGCAGGATAGGCAGAAGGCTCGTCCTCCGGGCCATGAAAGGGTTTGCCGGGGAGGCCGTGGACAGGCAGTCCGGAAGGATAAGGCACGACTTCGTAAACAGGCTCGAAAGGAGCAGGCGGGACTTTGGCTGGGAGATGCAAAAGAGGATGGATGCCGCCGTGGAGGGCATAGAGGCGGCCGTAAAAAAGGGCATGGACCTCAAGGCAAGGAGCGAGGAGGACGTCGAGGCCAGGCAGCGCGCCCTTCATGACATAGCGGAAAAGATAGAAGACCTGAGTGCAAGGGTCGAGCACATCAGTAAAACGGTTGATTTTTCGCGATGAACCGCGGCTGCGGTTCGTTTCAGGCCCTGGGCCCTCTGCTTTCTTGAAAAAGGCCGGGGAGAAGTAGTAATATCTGCTGTCAGGGGATGGAGTCCCCCCGTAACTGCCCGGGCCGGGCTAATGACTCCTACCGCGCAGGGTCATGCAGCGG is a window encoding:
- a CDS encoding dynamin family protein, translating into MAEFASAREGLLSLVQEMLALEGVRGCPCEELSGKLREGAFNLVVAGQFKRGKTSLINAVIGADILPVSVVPLTSIITVLAYGPALRVKVHFNGDRTMEIKPESLPEYVTEKGNPKNEKNVQEVVVEYPSPYLKDGVRIVDTPGVGSVYEHNTDVAYRYLPRSDAVLFLLSVDQPLSRAEFDFLGDIREYAGKVFFVLNKADYLSDGELRESVDFLRGELRKALSSEPAIYPVSARLALEGKLTGSEEALRRSRLPEFTGALRDFLMNEKGRVLLRSVAGNLLRILSQSRFEAELELRSLGAPLEELAEKLRVFEEKKAAIIEEKRDMDVLVEGKTKELVSGVLEEDLRGLAVGLKSRLHEGLARRFEESGGLSAKELQAALETYIKDDVAGACDAFRAAEDAKLARAFEAEVKRLSPRVDDIVDRLLRFASELFAIPYEAVRAEGLWAGRSAFFYRFRDQPVGLEMLVSSVTLALPGRIGRRLVLRAMKGFAGEAVDRQSGRIRHDFVNRLERSRRDFGWEMQKRMDAAVEGIEAAVKKGMDLKARSEEDVEARQRALHDIAEKIEDLSARVEHISKTVDFSR